ATCTAATCTGCTTAACAATCAAAAATATCTGCTGGTTCTATTGTTCGCCCTGAAAGATTTGGTCCAAAAAACTTAGAATCTCTACTTAATCCTTATCGTTGATGTTCAAGTTGCTGACCCCCGACACCGTGAGGGTGACCGTCTTCATCGACGAGGACGTGGAGGTGGTCATCAAGTGCAAGAAGCATGACGATGCCTTCGCCTTGACCGCCTAAGCTCATGTTGCCCGTTCCTTTGTTGGTTGTTGATTTAAGACTTGAGTTTTGTTCAAAACTTATTGTACCACATTGGTTTAAAACTTCTGATGCGTGGTTATGACTTGTGTTTGTGCTTAAGTTTGTTCTGTTCCTCTAGTTATGTTCTTAGTTGTCCACGTGTGCCTCTAGTAACCTCGCCATATCGAGGAGATGCAAGCCAAACAGTCATGGATGTAACCAAACAACTGGACTTGTGTTTTCCTCTGAAACAAGTCGGCAGCCAAACACCAGGCCTTCCGTTTCACGACAAGCATGCTAGAGGGGATGCAAGCAACCAATCAACATGCAGATGTTGGTTCTTTTTGCCTGCATATGCTCAGCCAATCCCAACTGGGACAAATATGCAAAGGGGCGAAAAACGACGCAGGCAACCAAACGCATCCATAACGTCTCTCTCCCGCAAGCACCACCACCCTCGCTCATGAAGTTTGTCGTGTATCCATAAATTTTGCTTTTATTTCCCATGCAAGACCCTCTTTGTAAATGGCAGACCTTAGAGCGACTCTAACATGGTCGCCAAAAACATCCAAAATTCCTAATAACCGTCATATGGAGCACAAGCAGGAAAAAAAAAGCTCTAGCAGAGTCGTCATGCGGGTCATTATGACCATGCATTATGCAGCGCCCTCCATATCCGACCTCTCAGCCTTCATATTTGGCATCTCGAAACCAACTTTAGAGCGATTCAACAAAGTTATTGACACAAAAAAAAACATCACATGATCCTTCACCTCATGGTGTGGATGTATACAAAAGGACACCTCTCCGGGCAGAAGGAATTTGGAGGCCCGAATATAGCGATTCCGAGTTCGCCTCCGACCTCGTTGGAACATCCATAAATTTTGAGGACTGCCATTGTGGCGATCTAAAATTTGACGGCCGCTAGAGCTGCTCGTATACCATGGGATGCTTTCCCGCGCGCGGCCCATTGCTCGtagcgtcagttttcttttatgcaTTTTTCTCTCTTTCTATTAATATCTTTATTGATGCTGTTTGTTTCTAGGTGGAGTTGCCTTGAATGAAGAAGACGGCAAGAACGGACAGAGAAGCTCAGTCGCACGAATGAGATAGCTGCTGCAATCCTGCCCACATGACGGTGCACGTTGCGGACACGTAAAAGAGGCGTATGATCCTGTCACACGTTGCGGCGTTCTTATGTGTGAGAGGGATCCCGCcgcggtcgccggtcggtctgcgtcaCCGTCGCTGCCCGCCCCTGGCTTCTATGCCGACGGCGAGCCACGTGCCTCGTCAGATCACGCTGACAACTTGACTGTCCATGTCGGCCACACGTCCATCGCCGGTAGCTTCCGATAAGTTCTACCGCCAACTACCGCTGACTGCTCGCCGTTTCTTTCTTTCACTTGTCTCAAGCCCTCCCGTTTCCACCCACGCCGTCGATCGGCCGTTGGACGCCACCGGCGACATGGATCCCCTCCGCCTGCTCCTCCCCCGCGTCCAGGCCCAGCCATTGCTCCCGCTCCCCGCCGGCGTCCCAGCGCCGAGCGTCAGGCCCCGCCTCGTCCCGCGGCGACGGGCGCGCCGCCACCGCAACGGGGCCGCACGGATGCTGCCGGCGTCGGCCGTGGCGTCCGAGTCGCCGTGGACGGAGCAGGATCCGGCGTCCGGGGAGAAGGAGGAGCGGTTCGACTGGCTGGACCAGTGGTACCCTTTCGCCCCCGTGGAGGACCTGGACCCCGGCGCGCCGCACGGCAAGATGGTGCTGGGCATCCGCGTGGTGGCCTGGTACGACCGCGGCGCCGGCGAGTGGCGCGTGTTCGAGGACGCGTGCCCGCACCGCCTCGCGCCGCTCTCGGAGGGCCGCatcgacgacaagggccggctccagtgcGTGTACCACGGCTGGTGCTTCGACGGCCGCGGCGCCTGCAAGTTCATCCCGCAGGCCCCCGCCCTCGGCCCCCCGGTACGCCACGCCATGCCACCGATCATCTTCCTTACGGACGCGTCTCTCGACTGATCGATCCTGGCTTGCATGAATCTGCAGGTGCACACCAACAGCAAGGCGTGCGTGGCGTCGTACCCGTGCGTGGTGCAGAACAAGCTCCTCTGGTTCTACCCGCGCGCCGGGCCGGAGCACAGCGACGTGCTGCAGAGGAAGCGGCCGCCGTTCATCCCGGAGATCGACGACCCGTCCTTCGTCACCTCCTTCTTGATAAGGGACATGCCTTTCGGGTAAAGCTAGAGCGCGCATGCATGCAGCTCCATCGTGTTCCTTTTCTCCCTTTTCTGAATCTTCCATTGATCAACGGAAGCTGCACTGTATTTTGTCGCAGGTACGATGTGTTGGCGGAGAACCTCATGGACCCTTCTCACGTGCCCTACGCGCACAAAGGCTTGTTCCGCGGCCTCCCCAGGCTCGTAGACCCCGGCAGATATGTCCCT
This portion of the Triticum dicoccoides isolate Atlit2015 ecotype Zavitan chromosome 7A, WEW_v2.0, whole genome shotgun sequence genome encodes:
- the LOC119330661 gene encoding protochlorophyllide-dependent translocon component 52, chloroplastic-like, with product MSATRPSPVASDKFYRQLPLTARRFFLSLVSSPPVSTHAVDRPLDATGDMDPLRLLLPRVQAQPLLPLPAGVPAPSVRPRLVPRRRARRHRNGAARMLPASAVASESPWTEQDPASGEKEERFDWLDQWYPFAPVEDLDPGAPHGKMVLGIRVVAWYDRGAGEWRVFEDACPHRLAPLSEGRIDDKGRLQCVYHGWCFDGRGACKFIPQAPALGPPVHTNSKACVASYPCVVQNKLLWFYPRAGPEHSDVLQRKRPPFIPEIDDPSFVTSFLIRDMPFGYDVLAENLMDPSHVPYAHKGLFRGLPRLVDPGREEYDEEGGVPMAVQVEESSVNGYASSQGPGYSKFVAPCTYYGSPASKKSEKNKPHLMIVFIIVPVAPGRSRVMWAYPRNFGLWLHKITPRWFDHIGVNVVLDSDMYLLHLEERNFAKAGIENWQKSVYVPTTSDGTVVAFRNWFRKHCRFQVGWAAPTVDQLPPTPTKDKLMDRYWSHVAQCTSCSAALKAMKALEVALQVASIAVVGLLAVAKGTLLTSVAQRAAVVSAAVLCFVASRWLADFIQKKFYFEDYVHAYK